The DNA window GACCTTGCCCTTCACCTCGTCGACATGATCGACGAGGGAGGCCAGCGAGCCGTACTCCCGAATCCACTTCGAGGCCGTCTTCTCCCCCACACCCGGAATGCCGGGAAGGTTGTCGCTGGGGTCACCACGCAGCGCCGCATAGTCCGGATACTGTGTCGGCGTCAACCCGTACTTCTTCTCCACCTCGGCCGGGGTGAACCGCGTCAGCTCCGAGACCCCCTTGCGCGGGTAGAGCACCGTCACCGAGTCGTTGACCAGCTGCAACGAATCGCGGTCGCCGGTGACGACCAGCACCGAGTAGCCCTCGGCGTCGGCCTGGGTGGCGAGCGTGGCGATGATGTCGTCGGCCTCGTACCCCTCGATCGCCATCACCGGGATACCCAGGGCGTCGAGCACTTCCTTGGTGAGGTCGACCTGACCGTTGAACTCGTCCGGCGACTTGGATCGTTGCGCCTTGTACGCGGGGTACATCTCCGAGCGGAAGGTCTTGCGCGAGACGTCGAAGGCGGCCGCGATGTGCGTCGGTTCCTCATCGCGGAGCAGGTTGATGAGCATCGACGTAAAGCCGTAGACAGCGTTGGTGGTCTGCCCGGTCGCGGTCTTGAAGTTCTCGGCGGGCAGCGCGAAGAACGCACGGTAGGCCAGTGAATGGCCGTCGAGGAGCATCAGTACCGGCTTGCGCTCGGCCTTCTTACCCCGGGTGGTCGTCTTGGTCGCTGTCGTGGAACTCTGCGCGGGACTCACCTCTGGGAGTCTAGTGATGTGCCCCGACAGCTGATGCGGCCGTCACGGCATCGGCCGGTACATCAGCCATACCTTCGGGCCGTCATACGGCAGCACCACCTCGTCGGTCACGCGGAACCCGAACCGTTCATAGAGCGGGACGTTGCGTTCATGCGAACTTTCCAGGTACGCAGGTGCCTCGATCTGGGACAACCGATGTTCGAGCAGCGCGGTGCCGATTCCGAGTCCGGGTGCGGCCGCGCCGATCTGGCCGAGATACCAGTGCGGTTCCTTGGGTCGACGGGGTGTGAAGGTCTGCTCGATGGCGATCCCGCGCGGCATGCGCGGACCGAGCGCACGGGCAAATCGGAGCATGGACACCGCCTGATCGCGCACACCGACCTTGTGGCCGGGCGGCTCCCATGCGGAGGCGCCCGCGGCGACACCGTCGCGGATGGCCAGATCGAAGGTCGA is part of the Gordonia bronchialis DSM 43247 genome and encodes:
- a CDS encoding GNAT family N-acetyltransferase — encoded protein: MVAVRVAATTDLDVVERVLTQAFIDDPVMVWLQPDRRRHRLLHRVLVENVHGARSTFDLAIRDGVAAGASAWEPPGHKVGVRDQAVSMLRFARALGPRMPRGIAIEQTFTPRRPKEPHWYLGQIGAAAPGLGIGTALLEHRLSQIEAPAYLESSHERNVPLYERFGFRVTDEVVLPYDGPKVWLMYRPMP